From Pseudanabaena sp. PCC 6802, one genomic window encodes:
- a CDS encoding DUF3386 domain-containing protein, translated as MITTEKVDNKARDLFRAAYENRYTWDDRFPGMTADLSVTIDGETRTGKASINPDLSVSVTMDEPKLVERTTRAPSGEEKTVTVDEGQEWLTNQLRDVVTHRKRKSFEDAHGKSEFSMGATDETGAVEILVSGDSMGSNYKVRNNEVSMVSRVMGRIGFVINHLAHLDTGEGYISSAYSAVFRNPQTNEIVRQAKFEDNYEKIGDYYVMTSQVVHSNEQGQQKNYEINFTNIQLLA; from the coding sequence ATGATTACTACAGAAAAAGTAGATAACAAAGCCCGCGATTTATTCCGCGCCGCCTATGAAAATCGCTATACCTGGGACGATCGCTTCCCTGGTATGACCGCAGATTTGAGCGTGACGATTGATGGCGAGACCCGCACGGGTAAGGCAAGCATCAACCCCGATCTATCTGTAAGCGTAACCATGGACGAGCCTAAATTGGTCGAGCGTACGACTCGTGCGCCCAGCGGCGAAGAAAAAACCGTCACTGTCGATGAAGGGCAAGAATGGCTGACCAATCAGTTGAGAGATGTCGTTACCCACCGCAAGCGCAAGTCCTTTGAAGACGCGCATGGTAAGTCGGAATTTTCCATGGGTGCAACGGATGAAACTGGAGCGGTAGAAATTCTGGTTTCCGGCGATAGTATGGGTTCCAACTACAAGGTGCGCAATAACGAGGTTTCTATGGTTAGCCGCGTCATGGGGCGTATCGGCTTTGTCATCAACCACCTGGCTCACCTCGACACGGGCGAAGGCTATATCTCTAGCGCCTATAGCGCCGTCTTCCGCAATCCTCAAACCAATGAGATCGTGCGGCAAGCCAAGTTTGAGGATAACTACGAAAAAATAGGCGACTACTATGTCATGACCAGTCAGGTCGTTCATTCCAACGAACAGGGTCAGCAAAAAAACTACGAAATCAATTTTACGAATATTCAGTTGCTAGCTTAG
- a CDS encoding DUF5684 domain-containing protein — translation MNFVKYLGFRHVDVVYRRISLFLISLFAVIGLQHFVAEPILSAPGSISNAIAPSASIALITHFNEQIVAQDSTQDNTSSENNPTTAPLTEEQKALADKILLFSGVIGLLAYLFVSFCLMKIAEKLSIPNSWLAWVPIAQIWVMIRAAGKPGWWLILLFVPLVNFVIGLIVLFSIPPNLGKSSLLGLLIFLPVLGVFLYWGLLAFT, via the coding sequence GTGAATTTTGTTAAATATTTAGGCTTCAGGCATGTAGATGTAGTTTATCGCAGAATCTCACTATTTTTGATCTCGCTATTTGCAGTTATTGGCTTACAGCATTTTGTTGCCGAGCCAATCCTATCGGCTCCTGGTTCGATATCTAATGCGATCGCACCATCTGCATCGATTGCATTAATTACCCATTTTAACGAGCAAATTGTCGCTCAGGATAGTACACAAGACAATACATCTAGCGAAAATAACCCCACGACTGCTCCCCTCACTGAAGAACAAAAAGCCCTTGCAGACAAAATCCTCCTTTTTAGTGGAGTAATTGGTCTTTTGGCTTACTTGTTTGTCAGTTTCTGTTTGATGAAAATTGCGGAGAAACTGAGTATCCCTAATAGCTGGCTGGCCTGGGTACCAATTGCCCAAATTTGGGTCATGATTCGCGCTGCCGGAAAGCCAGGATGGTGGCTGATCTTGTTGTTCGTGCCCCTGGTCAATTTTGTTATTGGCTTAATCGTTTTATTCTCGATTCCGCCAAATCTGGGAAAATCTTCTCTCTTAGGACTATTGATCTTCTTACCCGTACTTGGGGTGTTTCTATACTGGGGTTTGCTAGCATTCACCTAA
- a CDS encoding energy-coupling factor ABC transporter ATP-binding protein translates to MHHNPIFIENLSYTYPDGTHALREINLSIRATERVALVGANGSGKSTLLLHLNGVLMPQKGEVMVGENLVKSKNLQIIRNFVGLVFQNPDDQLFMPTVWEDVAFGPMNQGWRGAELQQRVIGAMQSVGLDPHIYAKRQAGNLSGGEKKRVAIAGVMAMRPQILVFDEPSAQLDPRSRRQLIHLLQSLPETQLIATHDLDLALELCDRTVVLSEGRVAYDGQTEKVLSDRDFLLDRGLEMPLSYSRPYCAIDHAPKLPL, encoded by the coding sequence ATGCACCACAATCCCATCTTTATTGAGAATCTTAGCTATACCTATCCCGATGGGACGCACGCACTTAGGGAAATTAATCTATCAATTCGAGCTACAGAGCGGGTAGCGCTGGTGGGAGCGAATGGCTCTGGCAAGTCAACGCTACTTCTCCACCTCAATGGTGTATTGATGCCGCAAAAGGGTGAGGTGATGGTGGGAGAAAACCTGGTTAAATCAAAAAATCTGCAAATAATTCGCAATTTTGTAGGACTGGTTTTCCAAAACCCAGACGATCAGCTATTTATGCCCACGGTTTGGGAGGATGTGGCATTTGGGCCAATGAATCAGGGCTGGCGAGGGGCAGAACTACAACAGCGGGTAATAGGGGCGATGCAGTCAGTTGGACTCGATCCCCATATTTACGCTAAACGCCAAGCTGGTAATTTATCTGGAGGAGAAAAGAAGCGGGTGGCGATCGCGGGGGTAATGGCAATGCGACCGCAGATCTTAGTATTTGACGAGCCTTCCGCTCAACTCGATCCGCGATCGCGCCGCCAGTTAATTCATTTATTACAAAGCCTGCCAGAGACTCAGCTAATTGCCACTCACGATCTTGATCTGGCCTTAGAACTATGCGATCGCACTGTCGTCCTCAGCGAAGGGCGAGTTGCCTATGACGGTCAAACGGAAAAGGTGTTGAGCGATCGGGACTTTTTGCTCGATCGTGGCCTCGAAATGCCACTGAGCTACAGTCGTCCTTACTGCGCGATCGACCACGCACCCAAGCTGCCGCTGTAG
- a CDS encoding calcium-binding protein, with protein MAVFTGTNANDSYLATTEGDNARGLRGDDTLIGNVGRDTLNGNADNDLLFADSLTQTAGGNDSLFGGQGADTLVGARFGFSADSLGGNRGEDLLVASTNGGNTLFGGQGNDTIYGSVSNANTMNGDLGDDVLVAGNGSDRMLGADGNDTLIGGKGNNDMFGEAGNDQFQFFTAVPQDLVAFTGAEQVVRSRGGFGGSDTIFDFATGDTISISQLDRNATVTVTTNSAGAAVITIAGTASDGTSAAQTITVVGVTREQLLAPGSQLFAINGSFITTNDTINTGDNGGTSTFTVGNRLPGGDIKGKSLVGSPTADSFTDDPTAATTAAGIQLVTTVNDDTLAGNAGNDFMFGSDGNDSINGGDSSTINPIFLQIPGSDAQGGDTLIGGRGIDTLTGGSGSDIFRFTDFTPGEVDVITDYKFSPPPIGDLDIIEVSAAAFGGSLVAGQTGGIGQFLFFPPTPGAAPADASVLGIPVGTSAFYYDVTGGGLYFDRDGGGSGTGFVQFAQLSPVPAPPGIPGFPFFRIVA; from the coding sequence ATGGCAGTTTTTACAGGCACTAATGCCAACGATAGTTATTTAGCAACTACCGAAGGCGACAACGCTAGAGGTCTCAGAGGCGACGATACTTTAATTGGTAATGTCGGCAGAGATACGCTCAACGGAAATGCTGACAATGACCTTTTATTTGCAGACAGCTTAACCCAAACCGCAGGTGGCAACGACAGCCTGTTTGGCGGTCAAGGCGCTGACACCCTGGTGGGCGCTCGTTTCGGATTTAGCGCCGATAGCCTAGGTGGCAACAGAGGCGAAGACTTGCTAGTCGCTTCTACTAACGGTGGTAACACTCTGTTTGGCGGTCAAGGTAATGACACCATCTACGGTAGCGTCTCCAATGCCAATACGATGAACGGCGACCTCGGCGATGACGTATTGGTAGCTGGTAACGGAAGCGATCGCATGTTGGGTGCCGATGGTAACGACACCCTCATCGGTGGCAAAGGCAACAACGACATGTTCGGCGAAGCTGGCAACGACCAGTTCCAATTCTTTACCGCCGTACCGCAGGATCTAGTGGCATTTACAGGTGCAGAGCAGGTGGTGCGCAGCAGAGGCGGCTTTGGTGGCTCTGACACGATCTTCGACTTCGCCACTGGTGACACGATTTCAATTTCCCAACTAGACCGCAATGCCACAGTAACAGTTACCACCAATTCTGCTGGCGCGGCGGTGATTACCATTGCAGGAACGGCTAGCGACGGTACGTCGGCAGCCCAAACGATTACGGTTGTTGGTGTCACGAGAGAGCAGCTATTGGCACCTGGATCGCAGTTATTCGCTATCAACGGTAGCTTCATCACCACCAACGACACTATCAACACGGGTGATAACGGTGGCACTTCTACCTTCACGGTGGGCAATCGTCTACCTGGAGGCGATATCAAGGGTAAGAGCTTAGTAGGTAGCCCTACTGCTGATAGCTTTACTGACGATCCGACCGCTGCTACTACCGCTGCCGGGATTCAGCTAGTCACGACTGTCAACGACGATACCTTAGCTGGCAATGCTGGCAATGACTTTATGTTCGGCAGCGATGGTAATGACAGCATCAATGGTGGCGATAGCAGTACTATTAATCCTATTTTCCTACAGATTCCTGGCAGCGATGCCCAAGGCGGCGATACGCTAATTGGCGGTCGCGGTATCGATACGCTTACGGGTGGCTCGGGTTCTGATATTTTCCGGTTCACTGACTTCACTCCGGGTGAAGTTGATGTTATCACTGACTATAAATTTTCTCCCCCACCTATAGGCGATCTCGATATTATTGAAGTTAGCGCAGCGGCGTTTGGTGGTTCGTTAGTTGCCGGACAAACTGGAGGCATAGGGCAGTTTCTTTTCTTCCCCCCCACTCCTGGAGCAGCACCGGCTGATGCATCTGTATTAGGGATACCAGTTGGCACTTCTGCTTTCTACTATGACGTAACTGGTGGCGGTCTTTACTTCGATCGCGATGGTGGCGGCTCAGGTACTGGCTTCGTGCAATTTGCGCAGCTTTCACCCGTTCCGGCACCTCCTGGAATCCCTGGTTTCCCATTCTTCCGAATTGTGGCTTAG
- the hypE gene encoding hydrogenase expression/formation protein HypE yields the protein MSDPTDFNLSCPIPIQQYPHVLMAHGGGGKLMHQLISQMFLPTFDVPTSLQHDAAVLELTPSNRSPKLAFTTDSYVVKPLFFPGGDIGALAVYGTVNDLAMAGARPLYLSASFILEEGLPMSTLWQIIQSMRSAAQIANVQIVTGDTKVVDKGKGDGIFINTAGVGIVECDRIISSQSVRSGDAILLSGDIGRHGIAIMAVREGLGFETTIQSDAAPLADLVLELLAAEIEIHMLRDLTRGGLASALNEIALAAGMSIEIDENLIPVREDVQGACEILGFDPIYIANEGRFIAFVPQTQAEKALEIMRSHNASDDSNSCACQIGRATDNNTMKGLVTMVSRIGVTRIIDMLSGEQLPRIC from the coding sequence ATGTCAGATCCTACAGATTTCAATTTATCCTGTCCTATTCCTATCCAACAATATCCCCACGTTCTGATGGCGCATGGTGGCGGTGGCAAGCTCATGCACCAGTTAATTTCTCAAATGTTCTTGCCAACATTCGACGTGCCCACATCTCTCCAACACGATGCCGCAGTGTTGGAATTAACTCCTAGTAACCGATCGCCCAAGCTGGCTTTTACAACGGATTCTTATGTCGTGAAACCGTTATTCTTCCCTGGTGGTGATATTGGCGCGCTGGCGGTGTACGGCACTGTCAACGATTTGGCAATGGCAGGAGCGCGCCCGCTTTATCTCAGTGCCAGCTTCATTTTGGAAGAGGGATTGCCCATGTCAACGTTATGGCAAATCATCCAATCCATGCGATCTGCGGCACAAATCGCGAACGTGCAAATCGTGACAGGCGACACCAAAGTCGTGGACAAAGGAAAAGGAGATGGCATATTTATCAATACTGCTGGAGTTGGTATTGTTGAATGCGATCGCATCATTTCATCTCAATCCGTGCGATCGGGAGATGCCATATTACTGAGTGGGGATATCGGTCGTCACGGCATTGCGATTATGGCAGTACGCGAGGGCTTGGGATTTGAGACGACCATCCAAAGCGATGCCGCTCCATTGGCGGATCTCGTTCTGGAACTGCTAGCAGCAGAAATTGAAATCCACATGCTAAGGGATTTAACGCGGGGCGGTCTGGCCAGCGCCCTCAATGAAATCGCCCTTGCTGCTGGGATGAGTATTGAGATTGACGAGAATCTAATTCCCGTACGCGAAGACGTGCAGGGAGCCTGCGAAATTCTCGGCTTCGATCCGATCTACATCGCTAACGAAGGGAGATTTATCGCATTCGTGCCTCAGACGCAAGCAGAAAAGGCTTTAGAGATTATGCGATCGCATAATGCAAGCGATGATTCCAATAGTTGTGCCTGCCAAATCGGCAGAGCGACTGACAATAATACTATGAAAGGCTTGGTAACTATGGTTAGTCGGATTGGTGTAACTCGCATTATCGATATGCTGAGCGGCGAGCAACTACCTCGCATTTGCTGA
- a CDS encoding putative toxin-antitoxin system toxin component, PIN family yields the protein MRIVLDVNVWISGLLWGGTPSRLFRLARNTQISLFVSDTLLLELETTLRHAKFQQRLQQRACTVETLMAVVRELSEICPTVPIRIAELRDPKDNKILGTALSANAEALITGDLDLLVLIKVNGIPILNPQDFLNRYYPE from the coding sequence ATGAGAATTGTACTCGATGTCAATGTTTGGATTTCAGGTCTATTGTGGGGAGGAACCCCCAGCCGCTTATTCCGTCTTGCTCGCAACACTCAAATTTCCCTCTTTGTCTCAGATACCCTGCTCTTGGAACTAGAAACTACATTAAGACATGCCAAATTTCAACAACGCTTACAACAGCGGGCTTGTACAGTAGAGACTCTAATGGCTGTCGTGCGAGAACTATCAGAAATATGCCCAACAGTTCCTATCAGGATAGCTGAATTGCGCGATCCTAAGGATAATAAGATTCTAGGTACTGCCTTAAGTGCTAATGCTGAAGCTCTAATTACTGGAGATCTGGACTTATTAGTACTGATTAAAGTAAATGGCATTCCAATCCTGAACCCACAAGACTTTCTCAATCGTTATTACCCGGAGTAA
- the hypD gene encoding hydrogenase formation protein HypD — protein sequence MKFVNEFRDAKIAKQLGREISALATRPWTIMEICGGQTHAIVKYGIDELLPKEISLVHGPGCPVCVTPIEIIDRAIAIASQPNTILCSFGDMLRVPGSAIDLLSVKATGADIRVVYSPLDSLKIAQQNCDRQVVFFAVGFETTAPATAMTLYQAKKLGLRNFSMLVSHVLVPPAMETILSALDCRVQGFLAAGHVCTVMGYNEYAPIAKKYGVPIVVTGFEPLDVLQGIHMCVRQLEMEKAVVENQYARSVHQDGNAKAMQLMNEVFQIVPRRWRGIGEIPASGLGIRDEYAEFDAEKRFSLDSIVRHEIQPKDANLCISGLILQGTKKPHECSAFGIQCTPEHPLGAPMVSSEGACAAYYRYRQHLPNADIQPSWVSNS from the coding sequence ATGAAATTCGTTAATGAATTCCGCGATGCCAAGATTGCAAAGCAGCTAGGTAGAGAAATTAGCGCGCTCGCAACTCGTCCCTGGACGATTATGGAAATTTGTGGCGGTCAAACCCATGCGATTGTAAAGTATGGCATTGACGAACTACTACCTAAAGAGATATCGCTCGTTCATGGCCCAGGTTGCCCAGTCTGCGTTACGCCTATAGAAATTATCGATCGCGCGATCGCGATCGCTTCTCAGCCCAATACAATTTTGTGTTCGTTTGGCGATATGTTGCGCGTGCCCGGCAGCGCGATCGATCTGCTATCTGTCAAGGCTACAGGAGCCGATATTCGCGTTGTCTACTCTCCTTTAGATAGTCTGAAAATCGCGCAACAGAATTGCGATCGACAAGTAGTTTTCTTCGCAGTTGGATTTGAGACGACCGCTCCAGCTACTGCGATGACCCTCTATCAAGCAAAAAAATTGGGGCTTCGGAATTTCTCCATGCTCGTTTCCCATGTTCTGGTACCTCCTGCGATGGAGACCATCCTCAGCGCGCTCGACTGCCGCGTACAGGGATTTCTGGCTGCGGGTCACGTCTGCACCGTGATGGGATACAACGAATACGCGCCAATTGCGAAAAAGTACGGTGTTCCCATTGTCGTAACGGGCTTTGAACCGTTAGATGTTTTACAGGGCATTCACATGTGCGTGCGACAATTGGAGATGGAAAAAGCAGTAGTTGAGAACCAGTATGCCCGTTCCGTGCATCAAGATGGCAATGCTAAAGCCATGCAACTAATGAATGAAGTATTTCAAATTGTGCCGCGTCGATGGCGCGGGATTGGTGAAATCCCTGCTAGCGGTTTAGGGATTAGGGATGAATATGCTGAATTCGATGCCGAAAAACGCTTTTCATTAGATTCCATAGTGCGGCATGAGATCCAGCCAAAGGATGCAAATTTATGCATTAGCGGCCTTATTTTACAAGGCACGAAGAAGCCGCATGAATGCTCGGCTTTCGGCATACAGTGCACGCCAGAACACCCCTTAGGAGCACCGATGGTTTCCTCAGAAGGAGCATGTGCGGCATACTATAGATATAGACAGCATTTGCCTAATGCTGACATACAGCCAAGTTGGGTATCTAATAGCTAA
- a CDS encoding HypC/HybG/HupF family hydrogenase formation chaperone: MCLAVPGKILSISGDDDLTRSGRVSFGGVVKEVSLAYVPEAQVGDYAIVHVGFALSILDETEAEQTLRDLAQMNE; this comes from the coding sequence ATGTGTCTAGCAGTTCCAGGCAAAATTCTCAGTATTAGCGGTGATGATGACCTGACGCGATCGGGCAGGGTCAGCTTCGGTGGCGTTGTCAAAGAAGTGAGTTTGGCATACGTCCCCGAAGCGCAGGTAGGAGATTATGCGATCGTGCACGTTGGGTTTGCGCTGTCAATACTAGATGAAACCGAAGCCGAACAAACGCTCCGCGATCTAGCTCAAATGAATGAGTGA
- the gyrA gene encoding DNA gyrase subunit A → MTNSTHTPEDRIIPTDLRGEMSRSYLEYAMSVIVGRALPDARDGLKPVHRRILYAMHELNLSPDRPFRKCARVVGDVIGKYHPHGDTAVYDALVRMAQDFSMRDRLVDGHGNFGSVDNDPPAAMRYTECRLTRVSQEGMLQDIEYETVDFGDNYDGSQQEPLVMPARIPQLLLNGSSGIAVGMATNIPPHNLGELVDGLVALIADPQLSDLDLMQYIPGPDFPTGALILGKEAIRETYTTGRASITMRAVADFETISASGRQDREAIVVTQLPYQTNKAALIEKIAELVNEKRIDGISDIRDESDRDGMRVVIELKRDAYPKVVLNNLYKSTPLQSNFGCNMLALVDGEPRLLRLKEALQVFLDFRSEVITRRTQYELRKAEERDHLLQGLLTALANLDSVIALIRGAEDTATAKAGLIETYGLSEAQADAILQMQLRRLTALESDKIESEHNELVLKIADLRNILANRDRVLAITREELEKIKAEFATPRKTVILQAEGDIDTADLIANRETLVLVTEQGYIKRLPLDTFTAQSRATRGKSGTTMKEDDAVDHFFACRSHDSVLFFTDRGKVYSLKGYEIPEGSRTSRGTAIVQMLAIASGEKITSVIAVSEFSEDDYLVMLTTGGYIKKTKLSAFVNIRTNGLIAISLEEGDRLRWVRRAKADNTIIIGSQNGMSIRFRTDNDQLRPMGRDTRGVRAMKLSAGDRLVSMDILPAGLAEIEGEETEEENPILETTVTESDDESLEQCNDKSQGPWVLVVTQGGFGKRVPVDQFRIQRRAGKGLRVTKFKTGQDQLAALRLVNVDDQLMIVTNRGIVMRQSTDAISCYSRAAKGVRLQRLDADDAIAAVTLVPQALEDDGELAVEGENE, encoded by the coding sequence ATGACCAACTCAACTCATACCCCAGAGGATCGTATTATACCTACCGATCTTCGAGGTGAGATGTCAAGGTCTTATCTTGAATATGCCATGAGCGTGATCGTCGGTCGCGCCCTGCCGGATGCTAGAGATGGACTCAAACCAGTGCATCGCCGCATCCTCTATGCCATGCACGAGCTGAACCTCAGCCCCGATCGCCCGTTCCGCAAATGCGCCCGCGTAGTGGGGGACGTAATCGGTAAATATCACCCCCATGGCGATACGGCAGTGTACGACGCGCTGGTGCGGATGGCGCAGGATTTTTCCATGCGCGATCGCCTCGTAGACGGGCATGGCAACTTTGGCAGCGTCGATAACGATCCGCCAGCGGCGATGCGGTACACGGAATGCCGCCTCACCCGTGTTTCCCAAGAGGGGATGCTCCAGGATATCGAGTATGAGACGGTTGACTTTGGCGATAACTACGACGGCTCGCAGCAGGAACCGTTGGTAATGCCTGCTCGCATCCCGCAACTGCTGCTGAATGGCTCCTCCGGGATTGCCGTGGGGATGGCGACGAATATTCCACCCCATAATCTGGGTGAATTAGTAGATGGACTGGTAGCCCTAATTGCCGATCCGCAATTGAGCGATCTCGACCTCATGCAGTATATTCCCGGCCCCGATTTCCCCACGGGGGCGCTGATCCTCGGCAAAGAAGCCATCCGCGAAACCTATACAACGGGGCGGGCTTCGATTACCATGCGGGCGGTGGCGGACTTTGAAACGATTTCCGCATCGGGGCGGCAGGATCGAGAAGCTATAGTAGTAACGCAACTGCCCTATCAGACGAATAAGGCTGCCCTAATTGAAAAAATTGCCGAACTGGTTAACGAAAAGCGCATTGATGGCATTTCTGACATTCGCGATGAAAGCGATCGCGATGGTATGCGCGTCGTCATCGAACTCAAGCGCGATGCCTACCCCAAAGTCGTACTGAATAACCTTTACAAGAGTACGCCCCTGCAATCGAATTTTGGTTGCAACATGCTGGCGCTGGTAGACGGCGAACCGCGATTGTTAAGACTTAAAGAAGCTCTGCAAGTCTTTCTAGATTTTCGCTCGGAGGTGATTACGCGCCGCACGCAGTACGAATTGCGCAAAGCGGAGGAACGCGATCATTTGCTGCAAGGCTTACTAACTGCGCTTGCCAACCTCGATAGCGTCATTGCCCTGATTCGCGGTGCCGAGGATACTGCTACTGCGAAGGCGGGTCTGATTGAAACTTACGGTCTGTCAGAAGCCCAAGCCGATGCCATCTTGCAAATGCAGTTACGCCGCCTCACGGCTCTAGAATCTGACAAGATCGAGTCGGAACACAATGAGTTAGTTCTAAAAATTGCTGACCTGCGCAATATTCTTGCCAATCGCGATCGCGTCCTGGCTATTACCAGAGAGGAACTGGAAAAGATCAAGGCGGAATTTGCCACCCCCAGAAAAACGGTGATTCTACAAGCGGAGGGGGACATCGACACCGCCGATCTAATTGCAAACCGCGAAACTTTGGTTTTGGTCACAGAGCAAGGCTATATCAAACGCTTGCCGCTCGATACCTTTACGGCACAAAGTCGGGCAACGCGCGGTAAATCTGGCACCACCATGAAAGAAGATGATGCCGTCGATCATTTCTTTGCCTGCCGCAGCCACGACAGCGTGCTTTTCTTTACGGATCGCGGTAAAGTTTACAGCCTCAAAGGTTACGAAATTCCCGAAGGTAGTCGCACTTCTCGCGGTACGGCAATCGTACAGATGCTGGCGATCGCCAGCGGCGAAAAAATTACATCTGTAATTGCCGTTAGCGAGTTTAGCGAAGACGATTACCTGGTCATGCTGACGACGGGCGGGTATATCAAGAAAACCAAGCTATCAGCTTTCGTCAATATTCGCACCAATGGCTTGATTGCCATTTCCCTAGAAGAAGGCGATCGCCTGCGCTGGGTGCGTCGTGCCAAAGCAGACAACACGATTATAATTGGCTCCCAAAATGGGATGTCCATCCGTTTCCGCACTGATAACGATCAGTTGCGACCTATGGGGCGCGATACTAGAGGTGTCCGCGCTATGAAGCTGAGCGCGGGCGATCGCCTGGTCAGTATGGATATCCTTCCCGCTGGTTTAGCTGAGATTGAAGGAGAGGAAACAGAAGAAGAAAATCCCATCTTGGAAACCACCGTTACGGAAAGCGATGACGAATCCTTAGAACAATGTAACGATAAATCCCAAGGCCCTTGGGTACTGGTCGTGACCCAGGGTGGTTTTGGCAAGCGGGTGCCTGTAGACCAGTTCCGCATCCAAAGGCGTGCTGGTAAGGGATTGCGCGTCACTAAATTCAAAACCGGCCAAGATCAGTTAGCAGCATTACGTTTAGTCAATGTTGACGATCAATTGATGATCGTTACCAATCGCGGCATTGTCATGCGCCAATCCACCGATGCGATCTCCTGTTATTCCCGCGCTGCTAAAGGCGTACGGTTGCAAAGACTAGATGCCGACGATGCGATCGCGGCTGTAACCCTCGTACCGCAAGCTCTAGAAGATGATGGCGAATTAGCAGTGGAGGGCGAGAATGAGTAA
- a CDS encoding NUDIX hydrolase: protein MSNAKSRSGDGIIPSKLLDNRLHYQGHKFTYRVDRLQLPNGAQGEYEHIRHPGAGLAVPVNADGKFLLVKQYRFAVQRYLLEFPAGTLEAGENPDNTIQRELEEETGYRAHRWQKLGSFFICPGYSDEIIHAYLAQDLELLDNPPPQDDDEEIEVVCLSADEIQALIAAGDAATSLDAKSITSFHMALPYLRSH from the coding sequence ATGAGTAACGCCAAGTCGCGATCGGGGGATGGGATAATCCCTAGCAAATTGCTCGACAACCGCCTGCATTATCAGGGACATAAATTCACCTATCGGGTCGATCGCCTCCAGTTGCCCAACGGTGCGCAAGGGGAATACGAACACATCCGCCACCCTGGTGCGGGCTTAGCAGTTCCGGTGAACGCCGACGGCAAGTTTTTATTGGTCAAACAATATCGCTTTGCCGTACAGCGCTATCTTCTGGAGTTCCCTGCCGGAACTTTAGAGGCAGGCGAAAATCCGGATAATACGATCCAGCGCGAATTAGAGGAAGAAACGGGCTACCGCGCCCATCGTTGGCAAAAGCTCGGCTCCTTTTTCATTTGCCCCGGTTATTCCGATGAAATCATCCATGCCTATCTCGCCCAGGATCTGGAGCTACTGGACAATCCACCGCCACAGGACGATGACGAGGAAATCGAAGTGGTTTGTTTGAGTGCCGATGAAATTCAGGCTCTGATCGCCGCCGGTGATGCCGCAACCAGCCTTGACGCTAAATCAATTACGAGTTTTCACATGGCTTTGCCCTATCTGCGATCGCACTAG